In Cotesia glomerata isolate CgM1 linkage group LG1, MPM_Cglom_v2.3, whole genome shotgun sequence, one genomic interval encodes:
- the LOC123264171 gene encoding organic cation transporter protein-like, with translation MNDKEQKVSKEIDLLRALDELEKKNTFIWIIFSVAAMASLLNGINSLSYVFLAEIPEFRCSVSDLINTNWTFDQIKIISEADECHQYDHNYTYLTNLKYNEAIEYVNGYEFMPSIISCKTFMFNETGRSSIVNEWQLVCEKKLYRANTYVVYVLGKMCGLGIFGVYADLYGRKYSLIISIFLQIIAEPASALVPGFWEYLILRFITGVGLGAMYSSAYTLMSEATNNRKRKLLVAAIECIYALGIFCLVLTAYLIPHWRNLQLALSCFVLPAIILVWFVPESPRWLISQGRHDEAQKIIQKYCGSTVTTPTCMTIENLSTKPPPETPTKLKEKTSFFNRDFESLKILFSDSILRNNILIVYFIAYATAAVSYSLVFSIDNFKTDRYIYMSIVVVNELLSHMAVSVVLIFLNCRKANIIILINVFIVMMGLLAVPEEDKNTIIGLALFGKFLTAATYTINLLLVAELFPSTVKNSALGTSLIMVQLGSTSAPFIVDLLGNVAWWAPTTLCGILALIAALFCILLPQKN, from the exons atgaatgacAAAGAGCAAAAAGTATCAAAAGAGATAGATCTTCTGCGCGCATTGGATGAACTTGAGAAGAAGAACACATTTATttggattattttttcggttgcTGCTATGGCATCACTGTTAAATGGAATTAATTCATTATCTTATGTTTTTTTAGCTGAG ataccCGAATTTCGATGTTCAGTTTCGGATCTTATCAACACAAATTGGACATTTGATCAAATTAAGATAATCTCTGAAGCTGACGAATGCCATCAATATGATCATAATTACACATATTTAAccaatttaaaatacaatgaAGCTATAGAATATGTAAATGGTTATGAATTTATGCCAAGTATTATTTCCTGTAAAACGTTTATGTTCAATGAAACTGGAAGATCATCAATTGTCAATGAA tggcAATTGGTGTGTGAAAAAAAACTCTATCGAGCCAATACATATGTAGTGTACGTCCTAGGAAAAATGTGTGGATTAGGAATATTCGGAGTTTATGCAGATCTTTACGGAAGAAAATACTCACTGATTATTagtatatttttgcaaattattGCTGAACCCGCTAGTGCATTAGTACCAGGGTTTTGGGAATATCTTATTCTCAGATTTATAACTGGAGTTGGTTTGGGCGCCATGTATTCATCGGCATACACTTTAa TGTCAGAAGCAACAAACAATCGTAAAAGAAAGCTCCTGGTCGCTGCAATTGAGTGCATTTATGCACTGGGAATTTTTTGTCTCGTACTTACGGCTTACTTGATCCCACATTGGAGGAATTTACAATTGGCATTGTCATGTTTCGTTCTTCCAGCAATTATTCTAGTTTG GTTTGTACCAGAGTCTCCTCGGTGGCTTATTTCACAAGGTCGACATGATGAAGCCCAAAAAATAATCCAGAAGTATTGTGGTTCAACAGTTACAACACCGACTTGTAtgacaattgaaaatttatcaaccaAGCCACCACCAGAAAccccaacaaaattaaaagaaaaaacgtCTTTCTTTAATCGCGACTTTgaaagcttaaaaattttgttttcggattctatattaagaaataatattttaattgtgtATTTCATAGCGTACGCAACGGCAGCAGTTTCATATTCACTTG TCTTCAGTATTGATAACTTCAAAACAGATCGCTACATTTACATGTCAATCGTTGTTGTCAATGAATTACTGTCACATATGGCAGTTTCAGTGGTTCTGATATTTCTAAATTGTCGGAAAGCAAATATCATCATCCTTATAAATGTATTCATTGTGATGATGGGGCTACTGGCGGTCCCTGAAGAAGACAAGAATACAATAATAGGATTAGCTTTatttggtaaatttttaacagcaGCAACTTACaccattaatttattattagtcgCGGAGTTATTTCCCAGtactgttaaaaattcagCGTTAGGTACTAGTCTAATAATGGTCCAGTTGGGTTCAACATCGGCGCCATTTATCGTTGATTTGCTTGGTAACGTTGCATGGTGGGCACCAACAACTTTGTGCGGTATTTTAGCTCTCATTGCAGCATTGTTTTGCATTTTATtacctcaaaaaaattaa
- the LOC123264204 gene encoding solute carrier family 22 member 4-like yields MEDKSKKQSKEFYLLEMLDELEKKKLFTWTIFLLCAIASLINGMNSVSYVFMAEIPKFWCAIPEFVNDNWTTDQIRNISSADDCHIFDFNYTYLASLGYSRAQEYVEEYEFMPKKVSCSSFIFNENGHSTIVNEWELVCSNKVLRSNTFLVFVLGRITGYGILGIYSDKYGRRSALIISIILLSIATPASGAVPWFWGYILLKFLTGVSVSATYSSAYTLMTEAVTKRKRKVFVALIECMHAIGTFFLVSLAYFIPDWRILQLTLSSFVLPIIILIWLVPDSPRWLISQRRYDEAQKIIQKYCGSTLTTPICMTENATVGSPPEVFVTVKDNASFFSRNIESLKILFLDSTIKKNILIMYFLCYATSTIIYTLVFNIDNFKTDRYIYMILISVIELMSYAAVTVIQMFLSCRKINVIVYTNVFLLMMAILVVPEDDKKIIVGLALFGKFFSLASYMNLMLLVAELFPSNVKNSGFGTCLIASQLGSMSATYIVDYLGNNAWWAPTTLSGILALIANFLCFLLPEKN; encoded by the exons ATGGAGGATAAGTCtaaaaaacaatcaaaagaattttatctTCTGGAAATGTTGGAtgagcttgaaaaaaaaaaattattcacttggactatttttttgctctgTGCTATAGCTTCTCTAATAAATGGAATGAATTCAGTGTCTTATGTTTTTATGGCTGAGATTCCTAAATTTTGGTGTGCTATACCTGAATTTGTAAATGATAACTGGACAACCGATcaaataagaaatatttcttcgGCCGACGATTGCCATATTTTTGATTTCAATTACACCTATCTTGCAAGCCTAGGATACAGTAGAGCCCAAGAATATGTGGAGGAGTATGAATTTATGCCGAAGAAAGTCTCATGTTCATCATTTATATTCAACGAGAATGGACATTCAACAATTGTTAATGAG TGGGAGTTAGTCTGTAGTAATAAAGTACTTCGATCAAACACATTTTTAGTGTTTGTGCTAGGAAGAATTACTGGCTATGGAATTCTAGGAATATATTCAGATAAATATGGACGGAGAAGCgcattaattattagtataaTACTACTAAGTATTGCTACACCGGCAAGCGGAGCAGTGCCATGGTTTTGGGGGTATATTCTTCTCAAATTCCTTACTGGAGTCAGTGTGAGTGCGACGTACTCATCAGCATACACTTTAA tgACAGAAGCTGTTACAAAACGTAAAAGAAAGGTATTTGTAGCTCTGATTGAATGCATGCATGCAATTGGAACTTTTTTTCTGGTTAGTTTAGCTTATTTTATACCCGATTGGCGGATCTTACAATTAACACTATCAAGTTTTGTTCTTCCGATAATCATTCTTATTTg GCTTGTACCCGACTCTCCTCGGTGGCTTATCTCACAAAGACGGTATGATGAagcccaaaaaataattcaaaagtaCTGTGGTTCAACTCTCACGACACCAATTTGTATGACAGAAAATGCAACAGTTGGATCGCCACCAGAAGTTTTCGTAACCGTGAAAGACAATGCAAGTTTCTTCAGCCGCAATATtgaaagtttgaaaattctgtttttagattcaactataaaaaaaaatattttgatcatGTATTTCCTCTGTTATGCAACatcaacaataatttatacccttg TCttcaatattgataatttcaaAACAGACCGGTACATTTACATGATACTCATAAGCGTCATCGAATTAATGTCATATGCAGCGGTTACTGTCATCCAGATGTTCTTAAGTTGTCGGAAAATAAATGTTATAGTTTACACAAATGTATTCCTTCTAATGATGGCAATTTTAGTGGTTCCTGAAGatgataagaaaataattgtaGGACTAGCATTattcggtaaatttttttcactagcAAGTTACATGAATCTTATGTTACTGGTTGCCGAATTATTTCCTAGTAATGTAAAGAATTCAGGATTTGGTACTTGTTTAATAGCATCGCAGTTAGGTTCTATGAGTGCTACGTACATAGTTGATTACCTTGGAAATAATGCCTGGTGGGCACCTACAACACTTAGTGGTATCTTGGCGTTAATTGCTAATTTCCTTTGTTTTCTGTtacctgaaaaaaattaa
- the LOC123261031 gene encoding unc-112-related protein-like produces MYSDGHEVDGSWVLRVYVTDLQVERNLRVKGELHIGGVMLRLVEDLDIAMDWSDHALWWPKRNHWLTRTRSTLDQYGVAADALLHFTPMHKTLRVQLPDMRYLDCRVDFSVKTFNTVINLCKELGIRHPEELSFCKPLEPNHLKYNLKDLPAKKKIENQKNGHWNVPADTNTFIPVSQSPQGSNGSLDQSSPFMCAPVTPNNRNHSTPISSPVSHTGTWKRNNNSSGFGSTGSFNANNSTMSLEALNGGMTESLAQSPSAASPDVHAKLIKPKNLVERARMNVAWLDSSLSIMEQGIREFDILRLRFKFYSFYDLNPKTDAVRINMIYEQAKWQLLAEEIDCTEEEMLMFAALQVQVNLQASMPQPSYESNGSSSLIEDDIDAALTDLQVSLEGSSISNGTSDVTQVPELCDYLRFFKPKRFTLKAFKRYWFTCRDLQLRLYKTREESHSSEAPAYIINLRGCEVTPDVHLSQGRYGIRLEVPSADGMTEMWIRCDTEQQYAKWMAACRLAAKGRSLADSSYESEVNSISAFLQLQRPAPAPAINPSSLNITPEDYVAPRYAKKLRGKLVQRILEAHANVKDLPLVEAKLNYIKAWQSLPEYGISLFIVRFTGKNKDELLGIANNRLMRMDLHSGDHLKTWRYNTMKAWNVNWEVKHMMVQFEEENIIFECQSADCKVVHEFIGGYIFLSMRSKEANQTLNEEMFHKLTGGWV; encoded by the exons atgtattCAGACGGGCACGAAGTAGACGGCAGTTGGGTACTGCGCGTCTACGTTACGGATTTACAGGTCGAGAGAAATCTTCGCGTCAAAGGAGAGCTTCATATTGGTGGTGTCATGCTTCGTCTTGTTGAAGATCTTG ATATTGCCATGGACTGGTCGGACCACGCACTTTGGTGGCCTAAAAGAAATCACTGGCTCACCAGAACAAGGAGCACTTTAGATCAGTACGGAGTTGCGGCAGATGCTCTTTTACATTTTACACCGATGCACAAAACACTTCGTGTACAATTGCCAGACATGCGTTATCTTGATTGTCGAGTTGATTTCTCTGTCAAGACTTTTAATACTGTTATAAATCTATGTAAAGAATTAG gAATAAGACATCCAGAAGAACTATCATTTTGCAAACCCCTTGAGCCTAATCACTTGAAGTACAACTTAAAAGATCTGCCAGCGAAAAAGAAGATAGAAAATCAAAAGAACGGACATTGGAACGTGCCAGCGGATACAAACACTTTTATCCCAGTCAGTCAAAGTCCACAAGGATCGAATGGAAGTTTAGATCAGAGCAGTCCTTTTATGTGCGCTCCAGTCACCCCGAACAATAGGAATCACAGCACGCCCATCAGTTCTCCAGTTTCA CATACGGGCACTTGGAAGAGGAATAATAATTCATCAGGATTCGGGAGTACCGGTTCATTCAATGCAAACAATAGTACAATGAGTTTAGAGGCATTAAACGGTGGGATGACCGAGTCATTGGCTCAGAGCCCATCCGCGGCATCACCAGACGTCCATGCCAAACTAATAAAACCTAAAAATCTGGTGGAACGCGCACGGATGAACGTCGCATGGCTTGACTCCTCTCTCTCAATAATGGAACAAGGCATTAGAGAATTTGACATTCTCAGACttagatttaaattttattcgttttatgatttaaatccGAAAACTGATGCTGTTAGAATCAATATGATTTACGAGCAAGCTAAATGGCAGCTTCTCGCCGAAGAAATTGATTGTACTGAAGAAGAGATGCTGATGTTCGCAGCTCTGCAg GTACAAGTGAATCTCCAGGCAAGTATGCCACAGCCGAGTTACGAGAGCAATGGATCATCATCGCTGATTGAAGATGATATTGATGCAGCACTTACGGATTTACAAGTCAGTCTCGAAGGTAGCAGTATCAGTAATGGAACCAGCGATGTTACTCAAGTACCAGAGCTCTGTGATTATCTTCGGTTCTTCAAACCAAAACGTTTTACGCTCAAGGCATTTAAGCGTTACTGGTTCACATGCCGAGATCTACAGCTCAGATTGTATAAAACACGCGAGGAGAGCCACAGTTCTGAGGCACCagcttatattattaatttacggGGATGCGAAGTCACACCTGACGTTCATCTCTCTCAAGGACGTTATGGGATTAGATTAGAGGTCCCTAGTGCTGATGGAATGACGGAAATGTGGATTAGATGTGATACG gaACAACAATATGCCAAGTGGATGGCTGCTTGCCGGTTGGCTGCTAAAGGCAGATCATTAGCAGACTCTTCCTACGAAAGCGAAGTTAATAGTATCAGCGCCTTCCTACAATTACAAAGACCAGCTCCAGCACCTGCGATTAATCCTAGTTCACTTAATATTACACCTGAAGACTATGTTGCGCCCAGATATGCCAAGAAACTTAGAGGAAAA ctGGTACAAAGAATCTTGGAAGCACATGCAAACGTCAAAGATCTTCCATTAGTCGAGGCTAAATTAAACTACATAAAAGCATGGCAATCACTGCCTGAATATGGCATTTCATTGTTCATCGTACGATTCactggaaaaaataaagacgAATTACTCGGTATCGCAAATAATCGACTTATGCGTATGGATTTGCACAGTGGAGATCACTTGAAAACATGGAGATACAATACAATGAAG GCCTGGAATGTTAATTGGGAAGTCAAACATATGATGGTACAATTCGAAGAAgagaatataattttcgagTGCCAATCGGCAGATTGTAAAGTCGTACATGAATTTATTGGAGGctatatatttttgtcaatGCGTTCCAAAGAAGCTAATCAAACGTTAAACGAAGAAATGTTCCACAaattaaccggtggatgggtttaa
- the LOC123262663 gene encoding testis-specific serine/threonine-protein kinase 3 isoform X1 has protein sequence MATRLSPRNSEVSALEERGYLIGKKIGQGSYATVHLADYLDNNSSKKMRLACKIFDKEKAPPDFLEKFFPRELEILTKVENPHIIQVHSILQRGPRVFIFMRYADNGDLLDHIIRSGVVSEQQSKLWFRQMASGLQYLHGKHIAHRDLKCENILLSRKFNVKLADFGFARYCVDEENKRVLSYTYCGSAAYAAPEVVSGTPYNPKLADVWSLGIILYIMLNGTMPFKDDNIKKLLKDQMGKNWVFRSRVLKTLSPLAVNIVKRILEPDVTVRLTLDRVLAHEWLKNKKDKLSFSSRFGHSSSIQHQGNELAQVPNDSIMKTAMKLFKEPETLPKNNTNMSVDPKKNFFNPLKNTTNKL, from the exons ATGGCCACGAGACTAAGCCCGCGAAATTCCGAAGTCAGCGCTCTCGAGGAGCGTGGTTATCTTATTGGCAAAAAAATTGGCCAg GGTTCTTATGCGACCGTTCACCTAGCAGATTACCTAGATAATAATAGTTCAAAAAAAATGCGGCTTGCTTGTAAGATATTTGATAAAGAAAAAGCACCTCCAGATttccttgaaaaattttttccccgtgaacttgaaattttaacaaaagttgAAAACCCACATATCATTCAA GTACACAGCATACTACAACGAGGACCACGTGTGTTTATTTTCATGCGCTATGCAGACAACGGTGACTTATTGGATCATATAATCCGCAGCGGTGTTGTGTCAGAGCAACAGTCAAAGCTCTGGTTCCGTCAAATGGCCTCAGGGCTGCAGTATTTGCACGGCAAACATATTGCGCACCGCGATTTAAAGTGCGAGAACATTTTACTGTCTCGTAAATTCAACGTTAAGCTAGCCGATTTTGGATTTGCGCGCTATTGCGTCGACGAGGAAAACAAACGGGTTTTGAGCTACACGTACTGCGGGTCTGCGGCTTACGCTGCTCCAGAAGTTGTTTCTGGCACGCCATACAATCCAAAATTGGCTGATGTTTGGTCGCTCGGTATCATTTTGTACATAATGCTCAACGGGACGATGCCCTTTAAGGATGACAATATTAAAAAGCTGCTGAAAGATCAGATGGGGAAAAATTGGGTCTTTAGATCTCGGGTACTCAAAACGCTGTCACCGCTGGCTGTTAATATTGTCAAGCGTATTTTGGAGCCTGATGTTACTGTGAGACTTACGCTTGACCGTGTTTTAGCACATGAGTggctaaaaaataagaaagatAAATTGTCTTTTAGTAGCCGATTTGGTCATTCTTCATCGATACAGCATCAG ggAAATGAATTAGCCCAAGTTCCAAATGACTCAATCATGAAAACAGCAATGAAATTATTCAAAGAACCAGAAACGTTacctaaaaataatacaaacaTGTCGgttgatccaaaaaaaaatttcttcaatccACTCAAGAAtacaactaataaattataa
- the LOC123262663 gene encoding testis-specific serine/threonine-protein kinase 2 isoform X2: MATRLSPRNSEVSALEERGYLIGKKIGQVHSILQRGPRVFIFMRYADNGDLLDHIIRSGVVSEQQSKLWFRQMASGLQYLHGKHIAHRDLKCENILLSRKFNVKLADFGFARYCVDEENKRVLSYTYCGSAAYAAPEVVSGTPYNPKLADVWSLGIILYIMLNGTMPFKDDNIKKLLKDQMGKNWVFRSRVLKTLSPLAVNIVKRILEPDVTVRLTLDRVLAHEWLKNKKDKLSFSSRFGHSSSIQHQGNELAQVPNDSIMKTAMKLFKEPETLPKNNTNMSVDPKKNFFNPLKNTTNKL; the protein is encoded by the exons ATGGCCACGAGACTAAGCCCGCGAAATTCCGAAGTCAGCGCTCTCGAGGAGCGTGGTTATCTTATTGGCAAAAAAATTGGCCAg GTACACAGCATACTACAACGAGGACCACGTGTGTTTATTTTCATGCGCTATGCAGACAACGGTGACTTATTGGATCATATAATCCGCAGCGGTGTTGTGTCAGAGCAACAGTCAAAGCTCTGGTTCCGTCAAATGGCCTCAGGGCTGCAGTATTTGCACGGCAAACATATTGCGCACCGCGATTTAAAGTGCGAGAACATTTTACTGTCTCGTAAATTCAACGTTAAGCTAGCCGATTTTGGATTTGCGCGCTATTGCGTCGACGAGGAAAACAAACGGGTTTTGAGCTACACGTACTGCGGGTCTGCGGCTTACGCTGCTCCAGAAGTTGTTTCTGGCACGCCATACAATCCAAAATTGGCTGATGTTTGGTCGCTCGGTATCATTTTGTACATAATGCTCAACGGGACGATGCCCTTTAAGGATGACAATATTAAAAAGCTGCTGAAAGATCAGATGGGGAAAAATTGGGTCTTTAGATCTCGGGTACTCAAAACGCTGTCACCGCTGGCTGTTAATATTGTCAAGCGTATTTTGGAGCCTGATGTTACTGTGAGACTTACGCTTGACCGTGTTTTAGCACATGAGTggctaaaaaataagaaagatAAATTGTCTTTTAGTAGCCGATTTGGTCATTCTTCATCGATACAGCATCAG ggAAATGAATTAGCCCAAGTTCCAAATGACTCAATCATGAAAACAGCAATGAAATTATTCAAAGAACCAGAAACGTTacctaaaaataatacaaacaTGTCGgttgatccaaaaaaaaatttcttcaatccACTCAAGAAtacaactaataaattataa
- the LOC123262676 gene encoding 40S ribosomal protein S25, translating into MPPKKDTKGGSSKQPQKTQKKKEGGSGGKAKKKKWSKGKVRDKLNNAVLFDKGTYDKLIKEVPQYKLITPSIVSERLKIRGSLARRALLELHQKGLIKQVVQHHAQLIYTRTTKGDDPAA; encoded by the exons ATG ccgCCCAAGAAGGACACGAAGGGAGGTTCCTCCAAACAACCTCAAAAGACCCAAAAAAAGAAGGAAGGAGGATCTGGTGGAAAAGCCAAGAAGAAG AAGTGGTCCAAAGGAAAAGTCCGTGACAAGTTAAACAACGCAGTGTTGTTCGACAAGGGTACATATGACAAACTTATCAAGGAAGTACCTCAATACAAATTGATCACTCCATCAATTGTGAGTGAAAGATTGAAGATCCGCGGATCACTTGCCAGGCGAGCACTCCTCGAACTTCACCAAAAAGGTCTGATTAAACAAGTTGTACAGCACCACGCTCAACTTATTTACACCCGCACCACCAAGGGCGACGATCCCGCTGCGTAA
- the LOC123262684 gene encoding zinc transporter 7: MLPLSHRDGRGIGSKIKEKIYSWKRLIFSDPNTRNLFLFLFLNLSFAFVELLFGIWTNSLGLISDSFHMFFDCTGLVAGLAASVITKWRANERYSFGYVRAEVLAGFVNGLALLFVAIGIMSNAVERLIEPPEVKHERLFAVSVMGLFVNLVGIYAFQHGHGHSHGGGGHGHSHGGGHGHSHANHGALNNPGVTNLGVGVGINMEQGHGHSHNHNHSHNHDHHEIETDTMLPAGNSQIMKGVFLHILADTLGSVGVIISAILMQMFGWMIADPICSMFIALMIIISVVSLLKESAVILMQRQPVALDHVLPGCYNKVTQLSGVYSVQEPRFWTLCSDVYVGTLKLEVARTVDPKYVVAHTEMIFHAAGVRYLTVQLDYTSM; encoded by the coding sequence ATGCTTCCATTATCGCACAGAGACGGCCGAGGGATCggcagtaaaataaaagaaaaaatatacagCTGGAAAAGACTAATTTTCTCGGACCCAAACACAAggaacttatttttatttttattcctaaACTTATCATTCGCATTTGTCGAATTGCTCTTCGGGATATGGACCAACAGTTTGGGGTTGATATCCGACAGTTTCCACATGTTCTTCGATTGCACTGGTCTGGTAGCCGGACTGGCAGCATCAGTGATAACCAAATGGCGAGCTAACGAGCGGTACTCCTTTGGGTACGTCCGCGCTGAAGTGTTGGCCGGTTTCGTGAACGGATTAGCGCTCCTCTTCGTAGCAATAGGCATAATGTCTAACGCGGTGGAGCGACTGATCGAGCCGCCGGAAGTAAAACACGAGAGATTGTTCGCGGTCTCGGTGATGGGACTGTTCGTCAACCTGGTAGGTATTTATGCATTCCAACACGGACATGGCCACAGTCACGGAGGTGGCGGACATGGTCACAGCCACGGTGGAGGACATGGACACAGTCATGCTAATCACGGAGCATTGAATAATCCTGGAGTTACTAATCTAGGAGTTGGAGTCGGCATCAATATGGAGCAAGGACACGGACACTCTCATAATCACAACCACAGTCACAATCATGATCACCATGAAATAGAAACAGACACGATGTTGCCAGCAGGGAACTCTCAGATTATGAAGGGAGTGTTTTTGCACATTCTCGCTGACACTCTTGGATCTGTGGGTGTAATTATATCAGCGATACTGATGCAAATGTTCGGATGGATGATTGCTGATCCAATTTGCTCAATGTTCATAGCGTTGATGATTATAATTAGTGTAGTGTCTCTGTTGAAAGAATCAGCAGTGATACTAATGCAGAGACAGCCTGTCGCGCTAGACCACGTTCTTCCTGGGTGTTATAACAAAGTAACACAGTTATCTGGAGTTTACAGTGTGCAAGAGCCTCGCTTTTGGACTCTTTGCTCGGATGTTTATGTCGGGACTTTGAAATTAGAGGTCGCTAGGACGGTGGATCCTAAGTACGTGGTAGCTCATACGGAAATGATATTCCACGCAGCTGGTGTCAGATATCTCACTGTCCAGCTAGACTACACGTCCATGTGA